From the genome of Saccopteryx bilineata isolate mSacBil1 chromosome 6, mSacBil1_pri_phased_curated, whole genome shotgun sequence, one region includes:
- the BTBD3 gene encoding BTB/POZ domain-containing protein 3 isoform X2 gives MAADIFPRKKPANSSSTTVQQYHQQNLSNNNLIPAPNWQGLYPTIRERNAVMFNNDLMADVHFVVGPPGGTQRLPGHKYVLAVGSSVFHAMFYGELAEDKDEIRIPDVEPAAFLAMLKYIYCDEIDLAADTVLATLYAAKKYIVPHLARACVNFLETSLSAKNACVLLSQSCLFEEPDLTQRCWEVIDAQAELALKSEGFCDIDFQTLESILRRETLNAKEIVVFEAALNWAEVECQRQDLALSIENKRKVLGKALYLIRIPTMALDDFANGAAQSGVLTLNETNDIFLWYTAAKKPELQFVSKARKGLVPQRCHRFQSCAYRSNQWRYRGRCDSIQFAVDKRVFIAGFGLYGSSCGSAEYSAKIELKRQGVVLGQNLSKYFSDGSSNTFPVWFEYPVQIEPDTFYTASVILDGNELSYFGQEGMTEVQCGKVTVQFQCSSDSTNGTGVQGGQIPELIFYA, from the exons atggctGCTGATATATTTCCCCGCAAAAAACCAGCCAACTCCAGCAGCACCACTGTCCAGCAGTACCACCAGCAGAACCTCAGTAACAACAACCTTATCCCGGCCCCGAATTGGCAGGGTCTTTATCCTACCATCAGAGAAAG AAATGCGGTGATGTTCAATAATGATTTGATGGCAGATGTACATTTTGTGGTTGGGCCACCAGGTGGGACTCAGCGGTTGCCAGGACACAAA TATGTTTTAGCTGTTGGGAGCTCTGTGTTCCATGCAATGTTTTACGGAGAACTTGCTGAGGACAAAGATGAAATCCGTATACCAGATGTCGAACCTGCTGCTTTTCTCGCTATGCTGAA ATATATCTATTGTGATGAAATTGACTTGGCTGCTGACACAGTGCTGGCTACTCTCTATGCTGCCAAAAAGTACATTGTCCctcacctggccagagcctgcgTTAATTTCCTGGAGACCAGCCTGAGTGCCAAGAACGCCTGCGTGCTCCTGTCCCAGAGCTGCTTGTTCGAGGAGCCAGACCTGACGCAGCGTTGCTGGGAGGTGATCGACGCCCAGGCTGAGTTAGCGCTCAAGTCGGAGGGATTCTGTGATATCGACTTCCAGACACTAGAAAGTATCCTTCGCAGGGAAACTCTGAATGCCAAAGAAATCGTTGTTTTTGAGGCAGCTCTCAACTGGGCTGAGGTCGAATGCCAGCGGCAGGATCTTGCTCTGAGCATTGAAAATAAACGCAAGGTCCTGGGCAAGGCGCTTTACTTGATCCGCATACCTACGATGGCCCTGGATGATTTTGCAAATGGTGCTGCGCAGTCCGGAGTTCTCACTCTCAATGAGACCAACGACATCTTCCTCTGGTACACTGCGGCCAAAAAGCCCGAGCTGCAGTTTGTGAGCAAAGCCCGCAAGGGCCTCGTCCCCCAGCGCTGCCACCGGTTCCAGTCGTGTGCCTATCGGAGCAATCAGTGGCGCTACCGGGGCCGCTGTGACAGCATCCAGTTTGCGGTGGACAAGCGAGTGTTCATTGCTGGCTTCGGGCTGTATGGCTCCAGCTGCGGCTCCGCGGAGTACAGCGCCAAGATCGAACTCAAGCGGCAGGGCGTGGTTCTGGGGCAGAACTTGAGCAAGTACTTCTCGGACGGCTCCAGCAACACCTTCCCCGTGTGGTTTGAGTACCCGGTGCAGATCGAGCCAGACACCTTCTACACAGCCAGCGTGATACTGGACGGCAATGAACTCAGCTACTTCGGACAGGAAGGCATGACAGAGGTTCAGTGCGGCAAAGTGACCGTCCAGTTTCAGTGCTCCTCGGACAGCACCAATGGCACCGGGGTACAGGGAGGGCAGATCCCTGAACTTATCTTCTATGCTTGA
- the BTBD3 gene encoding BTB/POZ domain-containing protein 3 isoform X1 encodes MVDDKEKNMKCLTFFLMLPETVKNRSKKSSKKTNTSSSGSGGGSSSSSSSNSSSSSSISKLPPVCYEIITLKTKKKKKMAADIFPRKKPANSSSTTVQQYHQQNLSNNNLIPAPNWQGLYPTIRERNAVMFNNDLMADVHFVVGPPGGTQRLPGHKYVLAVGSSVFHAMFYGELAEDKDEIRIPDVEPAAFLAMLKYIYCDEIDLAADTVLATLYAAKKYIVPHLARACVNFLETSLSAKNACVLLSQSCLFEEPDLTQRCWEVIDAQAELALKSEGFCDIDFQTLESILRRETLNAKEIVVFEAALNWAEVECQRQDLALSIENKRKVLGKALYLIRIPTMALDDFANGAAQSGVLTLNETNDIFLWYTAAKKPELQFVSKARKGLVPQRCHRFQSCAYRSNQWRYRGRCDSIQFAVDKRVFIAGFGLYGSSCGSAEYSAKIELKRQGVVLGQNLSKYFSDGSSNTFPVWFEYPVQIEPDTFYTASVILDGNELSYFGQEGMTEVQCGKVTVQFQCSSDSTNGTGVQGGQIPELIFYA; translated from the exons ATGGTAGATGACAAGGAAAAGAACATGAAATGTCTCACCTTCTTCTTGATGCTTCCAGAGACGGTAAAGAACAGGTCCAAGAAAAGCTCGAAGAAAACAAATAccagcagcagcggcagcggcggcggcagcagtagcagcagcagcagcaacagcagcagcagcagcagcatcagcAAGTTGCCTCCAGTTTGTTATGAAATAATTACCTTGAAgactaaaaagaagaagaagatggctGCTGATATATTTCCCCGCAAAAAACCAGCCAACTCCAGCAGCACCACTGTCCAGCAGTACCACCAGCAGAACCTCAGTAACAACAACCTTATCCCGGCCCCGAATTGGCAGGGTCTTTATCCTACCATCAGAGAAAG AAATGCGGTGATGTTCAATAATGATTTGATGGCAGATGTACATTTTGTGGTTGGGCCACCAGGTGGGACTCAGCGGTTGCCAGGACACAAA TATGTTTTAGCTGTTGGGAGCTCTGTGTTCCATGCAATGTTTTACGGAGAACTTGCTGAGGACAAAGATGAAATCCGTATACCAGATGTCGAACCTGCTGCTTTTCTCGCTATGCTGAA ATATATCTATTGTGATGAAATTGACTTGGCTGCTGACACAGTGCTGGCTACTCTCTATGCTGCCAAAAAGTACATTGTCCctcacctggccagagcctgcgTTAATTTCCTGGAGACCAGCCTGAGTGCCAAGAACGCCTGCGTGCTCCTGTCCCAGAGCTGCTTGTTCGAGGAGCCAGACCTGACGCAGCGTTGCTGGGAGGTGATCGACGCCCAGGCTGAGTTAGCGCTCAAGTCGGAGGGATTCTGTGATATCGACTTCCAGACACTAGAAAGTATCCTTCGCAGGGAAACTCTGAATGCCAAAGAAATCGTTGTTTTTGAGGCAGCTCTCAACTGGGCTGAGGTCGAATGCCAGCGGCAGGATCTTGCTCTGAGCATTGAAAATAAACGCAAGGTCCTGGGCAAGGCGCTTTACTTGATCCGCATACCTACGATGGCCCTGGATGATTTTGCAAATGGTGCTGCGCAGTCCGGAGTTCTCACTCTCAATGAGACCAACGACATCTTCCTCTGGTACACTGCGGCCAAAAAGCCCGAGCTGCAGTTTGTGAGCAAAGCCCGCAAGGGCCTCGTCCCCCAGCGCTGCCACCGGTTCCAGTCGTGTGCCTATCGGAGCAATCAGTGGCGCTACCGGGGCCGCTGTGACAGCATCCAGTTTGCGGTGGACAAGCGAGTGTTCATTGCTGGCTTCGGGCTGTATGGCTCCAGCTGCGGCTCCGCGGAGTACAGCGCCAAGATCGAACTCAAGCGGCAGGGCGTGGTTCTGGGGCAGAACTTGAGCAAGTACTTCTCGGACGGCTCCAGCAACACCTTCCCCGTGTGGTTTGAGTACCCGGTGCAGATCGAGCCAGACACCTTCTACACAGCCAGCGTGATACTGGACGGCAATGAACTCAGCTACTTCGGACAGGAAGGCATGACAGAGGTTCAGTGCGGCAAAGTGACCGTCCAGTTTCAGTGCTCCTCGGACAGCACCAATGGCACCGGGGTACAGGGAGGGCAGATCCCTGAACTTATCTTCTATGCTTGA